The DNA segment TTGACGCGCACTACTCAATTCCCTGCCATTGGGTAACACCACTACCATTGCAAGATGAATGATCTTGCATTGAATTCTCAGAATGCACAGTCCACTTGTCACTGGTGTTACTCATTACGTCGATCAACTTCGATCGTTAATCAATTACATCCTTCATGTAACCCTACAGTGAGCACACGATCACCGACACAGTGCGACGACGGTtcaggtgtttttttttatatattattcACAAACGCAACGAAACTGCATTCCTACCACCATTGATAGCCTTTGCCTTGGCAAGCCTTTATCATCAAATTCCAGCACTGCATCCGTTGCATCGATGCACTTACACACTACGTagttttttcttgttgctgttattTGTAAACAAGACGCACGCGATCACTGGCACTGGCAATGGCCACCACCAGTCCTCGGACGATCCCAGCCGCGTATCTTACCGTGAGTTGCTCCACTTGACGATCAAACTGCACCACCATCTGGACGTAACGGATCGTAACGTTGGGCCGCAGCACCAGCGTACCCTCGTACTGCTTCCGGTACGCATCTTCGTGATCGATCGTAAACAGATCACTGCAGCTGGTCGCTTGTGGCGTTGGTAGGCGCACTTCTGCACTTTGCCCCACGCGTATGTAGGTGGCGAGAGCGCCAGCGGCTGTCCACCCGAGGATCAGCGACAGCAGTGATGTCTCGGGCAACATCTTTGACTGActgatctgtttttttttattattatttgcttcTTCTGTGTGCTCCTAGCTCCTGTCTGATCGAAGATCACGAACCGAATGAGTTGAGCTCGCACGGCGGCGCTTCGGAGCAGGGcgaccacaaacacacgcctGCTGCACCGATAATCCCGACCCTTTGGATTGATAATGGCGCCAAACACATTTCAATCAAACACTCATCACTCGTTCGCGCGGGTTTGATGGATGGGGCAGGGAACCGATCGCTACATCGGGGTAGGGTGATTCAAAGCCTAACGCGTAACCGTACTGATGACGTATCGGTCGCAATGGTCAAGCGAACGCGCAGTCGAGGAGCTGCGACGATGACGTCGATGGGAATTCGAGTTAGTGGGTCGGAATTCAAGACTCGAGATTAAGGAACGGCATTCGCTAGATTAAGAcatatttcatgttttattgCGCTCACTATTGTACATATTGCTGAAGTAACTCTACATTGGTTTCACTAACATTACTACTCTCCTATCGCGCGCGCTTGCCTGCGCTACCTGCTACATGAGTCCCTTGATCCAGGACGTAAACTTGGCCGCATCCGTAAACACGACGTAGTGCTTCGAGTCGCAGTGGAACCGATCCTGGAGCGCCGCACTGACCGACACTATGCCCCGCAGGTACCACAGGTTGTTGTGCTTGAACACCATGCCGCCGCCACTGTCACCGTTGCACACGGAAGTGCCATTCTTGAACCCGGCACAGAACGACGTGTCCGAGGTGACCTTGCTGAAGAAGTCCCGGTTCGACCAGATGCACGTTTCGTGCGCCACCACCGGCATCTGGGCGAAGGAGAGCCGCGAACTGACCAGCCCATGCTCATTATAGCCCCATCCCGGCACGAACCCGATCTTGTTGATCAGCGTCTTGTAGTCGTCGTCAAAGTTCCACAGACAAACGGGCCGCACAAAGTTGCTGTACTTGATGTCCTCCTTCAGCACCAGCACGGCAATGTCGTTGAAGAACCGCTCGTGCTGATACTGGGCCGGTATGTGGATCGACCGGATCTGGGCGTCCTCTTCTGGCCCGTTCCACTTGCTCAGATCGATCTTGCCGAAGTACAGCAGCAAACTGCCCGCATCGACCGGTTTGGAGCTTTTCTCCAGCGTCACACAGTGCGCCGCGGTGATGCTAGCCCGGCGCGATATCAGCGTTGCCCCGCAGAGATACTTCAGCTCGGTCACCGTACTGCGGTACAGTGCACCGTGCCAGGGGAATTGGCCCCGCTCCGACACCGTGCCGTGCGTTACCAGGGGATTCGCTTTCGGCACAACCGTCCCGCAGATGTCTCCCTCGTACTTGTTGATGTAGTGCGTTTGGCCAGCTTTGGGTGTACTTTCGTGCTGCAGGAAGGCGTAATCACCGGCAAAGTACTGGTCCCGGTTAGTGCCACCCGCGGTAGTACTGCGAGCGATGGGCGCTAGTGTGGTGAAGCCTTTGTCGGCGATCAGTGGAACGGTCGAAACACGCTTCGGTGGGCTTGTCGGCTCGGATGGAATAGATCTTTGCGACGGTTGGTTCCAAATACGCTCCTCGGCTATTGGTCGGTAGGTAGTCGTCGTTGTAGTGATCCTCCTGTTCGCTATGCGCTGACTGGAAGGAAGAAATTTGGGAAAGCAAAACGTCAGAATCTATATTCAATCAGATTTCCAGGAGCTGAAGGTTCTACCGATCCGAGTCGTGATCCTTCCCATCCCCACTTCCGGACGTGCTAGACGAGTGTTCCACGTGGTCATCGGTACTGAATCGTGATGGATACACTTCGCCAGTGTGTGCGGGATTGTGGTGGGCATCGGTAGCTCGGGTGGTCACCGTACCACCGCGTGACGAGCTCGACGCACTCGAGGAGTACAACGGCTGTACCTGGGATTCTACGGGAGCATGCGCTACGTGGGAATTGATCGGTTGTACTACGGGTGGTGTGTAGACATCGGCAATGATATCGTCGGTTTCAGAGGATGTTGCTCTATTTGTATACGCAACCAATGCAACTAGTTAGTGACTACTTGGAGATAGGTGAACATAGAATTCCACAGACAGCTGCCTACTTACACGTGCGCATTGCCATAGCTCGTTCCGGCGGGGCGTACATTCGTACGCACCGGATTTTGACGCGTTTCGGTACAAATGTTTTGTCCATTGAACCGGATCTGACGCAGCAATGGAACCGGTCTGTCCGGGGCGTACCGCACGTAGAACTTAACGATCACGACCTCACCCGCCCGCACGCGGTACGATTTGTCCATGATGTGGAAGTGCACGTTATCGTCCGTGTTGTGCTGTCGCAGGAATGTCTAGGAAAGGAAGGGACAGGACATGATAATAAAGAAGAATTTGGACAGTTACGACATGCACCGACTTACCCCAAATTCCAGCACCGGGGAGGAAAAGATAATGTCCTCAAAGATACCGTACAGGGGTACATTGCTCTTTAGACGTATCGTACCGAACCAGGTGTCATGGGTGTCGTCCCGCTCATCGTACGAAAACACCGCCGGACATGGGGACGTTTTTTGATGACTGATCTTCACGCAGACGCAAAGAATCGTCAACAAACAAAGGAGCTGCAAGATGAGGCATAAAGTTAGTTTGTACATACATCGAATGAATTGTACGATCATCTTGCGATTCAGAATTCACAACAAGCTGAAACAATTCCGCTGAATCGTCATTACATTACAAAAAGTGATTCTATTCCAATTGCCCATATTTAGCCGCTAGATAGGTCCTCCTACAGGCATTTCCGGTTTGTGGTGTTTAATTAAATATGCGTATTATGCAGTCAGGCAATCGAGATCCCTCCGCACCGCATGTGTCGCCGTCACTACACACCACATAGGGTTCCTATGGTCCCCACTCATATAAACTTGTAGATCGTATCGAATAATAATCAATGATCATGGCTAGACGCTGTGGTTTGTGCTAGCGAACGCCAGCATTTAAGTCGCAATCGACGCCGTTTACTTGTGACTTGAACGAACGGCAGCGCGGGAAAGATGCTTGTAACCGATGTAGGTGTCAGTGGACAGGTTATCTGAACTGTAAGTTTCATCTTCTACTAGATAGTTGCTTTGTTGAAACAGTAAGAGTTTTGCGGAAAAAAATCCACTGTAACGTGACACTACCGTGGTGGTAAGTTCGTTCCAAATTCTAGAATTACCCAACAAGAACTTGTTTTTACTCGAAAGTACTACGCTGCTAGATAAAACAGGAAGTGAACATAGGACACAGCGCAAATTCTTCTAACGTAAAAACTTAATTAACACTTTCAATACACATAGTACACCTGTAATCACTTTAAACGTCGGTAAAATCTATTTGTATAGTTAATAATATAAGTTTCACCTTCATACTGCAATCACCGAACACGGACACGATCGTTTCCACACACGATCGATACGATCGACCGACCAAACGTCTCACAATCGTGCAGCTTGCACGACGTCTACGGCGGGACTAAGAACGTAACTAGTTTTCTCCCGACCCGAAGGCACTTGCTTCAAGTGCCCGACACTTGATACGGCATGCACTTGTCTCCACGCTGTGTGTTGTACGATCAGATATGCAGCGATGCGTTCCGCACGACAGTCGAGTCACTGTGACGTCGGCACGAACGATTTCAACGCACGATCAAGCCGATGTAGTCGTCCCCATGCAGGGGATTCCCTTTCATAGACGGTTACCTGCGGAAGCTAGGAAAGTTTTGGTTTTAGAAGTGTCGTGGATGAAGGTCATGGTAGGATAGGCGAGCAAACTACCTGTGCCTAATGGCGGTGCTATAAATCTGGGTGAGGGAAAGGTGATAAAGTGAGATGTTGTGATGCATCAAAACAGGTGCTATTAAACGTATGTGTAGGTTGCTGTTTGGTACTATAGTGGGAAGAATTGAACGTCTTCATAGTGGTAAATCATAAAGAATAAAGATAAGTGGATCGGTGTCAGGAATACTGGCGAAGATATACCCAGCCAAAAAGGTCAACCATTGCCTTGGTCtaaaaaagctataaaattCACTTGATTGTCATCTTTTTGGCGTTTATCTCGGCTCTTCGAGGCAATGTTGATACATGATGTACCTACAGGGCATAATGCCTAAAACGATAGATCTTGGTAACATTAGTAGCTCTTATCATCTTTACTAACCAACAGACACGTCTTAACATCGTTGTTTAACATATCCTAAATCAATACTTCCAAATTCCTATTTCTTCCCAAAAAAACTCCAATTCCGGTAGAAACAGTTTAAGTATTCACGGGCGAGGAATTAATTTGCCTGC comes from the Anopheles coluzzii chromosome 2, AcolN3, whole genome shotgun sequence genome and includes:
- the LOC120949286 gene encoding LOW QUALITY PROTEIN: uncharacterized protein LOC120949286 (The sequence of the model RefSeq protein was modified relative to this genomic sequence to represent the inferred CDS: substituted 1 base at 1 genomic stop codon), with the protein product MKLLCLLTILCVCVKISHQKTSPCPAVFSYDERDDTHDTWFGTIRLKSNVPLYGIFEDIIFSSPVLEFGTFLRQHNTDDNVHFHIMDKSYRVRAGEVVIVKFYVRYAPDRPVPLLRQIRFNGQNICTETRQNPVRTNVRPAGTSYGNAHVATSSETDDIIADVYTPPVVQPINSHVAHAPVESQVQPLYSSSASSSSRGGTVTTRATDAHHNPAHTGEVYPSRFSTDDHVEHSSSTSGSGDGKDHDSDRQRIANRRITTTTTTYRPIAEERIWNQPSQRSIPSEPTSPPKRVSTVPLIADKGFTTLAPIARSTTAGGTNRDQYFAGDYAFLQHESTPKAGQTHYINKYEGDICGTVVPKANPLVTHGTVSERGQFPWHGALYRSTVTELKYLCGATLISRRASITAAHCVTLEKSSKPVDAGSLLLYFGKIDLSKWNGPEEDAQIRSIHIPAQYQHERFFNDIAVLVLKEDIKYSNFVRPVCLWNFDDDYKTLINKIGFVPGWGYNEHGLVSSRLSFAQMPVVAHETCIWSNRDFFSKVTSDTSFCAGFKNGTSVCNGDSGGGMVFKHNNLWYLRGIVSVSAALQDRFHCDSKHYVVFTDAAKFTSWIKGLISSTARSLDHCDRYVISTEHTEEANNNKKKQISQSKMLPETSLLSLILGWTAAGALATYIRVGQSAEVRLPTPQATSCSDLFTIDHEDAYRKQYEGTLVLRPNVTIRYVQMVVQFDRQVEQLTNYFGRISTIDHQSFHIANLTYPLRAGTVVKIPLEVSYTTGSPPAVSRIEVNGVTICPVGNLRXAGIRLCASKSKTLFNRLITSRPLIRNFRDPWTGSVLPGASTTTQPEVHSKNGTAEPAHQFNSSCQAIRTGVIVSSGRWDAVMNLVAENTVDRALIEIVFDQPVYMLGNPFGEVTTEDSVRFRIENRTFILAKDAEIELNFFIRYNQMGPIPDVVEVNFNGHNHCQQRRRRVLNEPAREEEHRRTTGRTTSTTERATAWVKLDHTTERTHENTGWSLEQDECATVLEPVGTRIRSRIIGGVTSNQGEHPWHVAIYLDEEYQCGGSIIGRRWILTAAHCLTRQNTNETLDVDLFRVYTGIIDISTIDDHFYRTADEVIVHRDYNPVMYTTDIGLLRLKRNITYNSFIKPVCLYNRTVDISTFYGREGKVTGWGFNRDGVISNVLNYLEVPVVSQKMCSQRNVQFNGVLAVGESFCAGHADGNSVCNGDSGGGLVFAEGPRYYVRGIVSISAQRRNLLLCDPNQYSVFTDVSKFLNWIRQQVS